The following DNA comes from Gadus macrocephalus chromosome 5, ASM3116895v1.
TCTAGTCCTCGATGAGGTCTACAGGGTCCTTCTAATCCGCCATGAGGTCTACTGGGTCCTTCTAGTCCCCCATGAGGTCTACTGGGTCATTCTAGTCCCCCATGAGGTCTACTGGGTCCTTCTAATCCTCCATGAGGTCTACTGGGTCATTCTAGTCCCCCATGAGGTCTACTGGGTCATTCTAGTCCCCCATGAGGTCTACTGGGTCCTTCTAGTACGCTATAAGGTCTACTGGGTCCTTCTAATCCTCCATGAGGTCTACAGGGTCCTTCTAGTCCCCTACGAGGTCTACTGGGTCCTTCTAGTGCACTATGAGGTATACTGGGTCCTTATAATCCGCCATGAGGTCTACTGGCTCTACTGGTACTTGATGTCACCTGTTCACAGGTAGACAGGTTGACAGGTAAACAGGAAGACAGGTGGACATACAAACTGtaagacaggtagacaggtggACAGATAGACCGGTAGACAGGTGGACAGGTAGACTGGTAGACACAGgtggacaggtagacagacagacagacagacagacagacagacagacaggtacctgttGGATAATGGTGGCTGCGGGGCCTGTTGACCTCTGGCTCCCTGAGCAGCTGATGGCTTAGTCAGGCCCAGCATCtcctacacaccaacacaatccGCACTtgatacacaacaacacagtacACAACACAGTACTACACAGCACGCACTtaatacacaacaacacaatacaCAACACACTTAATACACAACAACAGCTACACAACACACCCTTAATACACATCAACacaatgcacaacacacacagttcaTAGTCGGGAAGGGCTGATAGCCATACTAGCGTGGGTTGACTGGCTGAAGCTGAACTCTACCGGCCCTAACCTTTGTCCCCAGCGCTGGACCTTAAAGGGCCCATGGCATGATGCCACCGGGTGCGGGTGTGACTAGctggtacaagccgtttggcaCAGGGAAGGAGTGATTGAtacagtgacatcacaagtgggcttgTCCACCCAGATATATGAAGGATAGATGAGccacgtttgctacagtccactgggtaggccggtatgctgatctatccagcgcgcatctaggcggacacgtccactagtgatgtcactatgaacatcattccttccctgtgccGAACGGCTTGCaccagctaatcacacccacacctggtggctcGAGATGAGCCCTTGAACCCTGGCCCTCGATCCAGGAGCACAGGACTGACATTACGTGTGGACGTGTGGAACTGTTCTAACCTTTGACCTGAATCCCAACCCATGACAACTAATATCACCTGATGAACACCTGTACCTGTCTGGGTCTgatgtctaaccctaacctttgaCCCGAACTTTAACCCTTGAGCCTAACTCTAACctttgaccctaaccctaacctttgaCCCAGTTACAGAACCGGTCCCCACCTGCAGATGCTTGGCGCTGaagtctaaccctaacctttgaccctaacctttgaccctaacccctaacctttGACCCGAACCTTAACCCttgaacctaaccctaacctttgaCTCAAACCCTAACCTTTGACCTAGTGACAGAACCCGTCCCCACCTGCAGCAGCTTGGCGCTgaggtctaaccctaacctttgaccctaacccctaacctttGACCCGAACCTTAACCCTtgaccctaacactaacctttgaccctaaccctaacctttgaCCCGGTAACAGAACCCGTCCCCACCTGCAGCTGCTTAGCACTGAGGTCCTTGGTGCCGCGGAACACGTAGCTCTTGGAGATGCCCTCACAGCCCAGCTCGTGGACCTGCACCATGCGGCCGAAGGTGATGAGCCCCACCagggcagtagggggcagcagagagagggacatctGCAGGGACTCCTTCAGCGCCTGCAGGTCCTCGTCCTCCATGCACGTGTCCACCACGTACAGGAAGATCAGGGGCATCTGGGGCCCTCGCTGGGCGGACGAGAGACAccaggaacacagagagagagagagagagagagagagagagagagagagatattagacatcagacagagagagagagagagagagagagagagagaggtattagacatcagacagagagagagagagaggtattagacatcagacagagagagagagagagattagacatcagacagagagagagagagagagagagagagagagagagagagagagagagagagagagagagagagagagagagagagagagagagagagagagagagagagagagagagagagagagagagagagagagagagagagagagagagagagagagagagaggtattaaGGAGAGCGTACCTGGACGACGTATTCGATGGTGGAGAACTGGGGCAGCAGCTCCGCCGGTTGGTTGACCTCCGAGATACCGGTGTAGGTGGGGGGAAACTAGAGGAACAGACGCAGACGGTTAACCAGAGAGTTGACCCACTAAACGGCACGTGGACCAGGAAAGGTCAGCTCACCTGGTTCCTCTGGTAGCAGAAGTTACACGCCCACAGCTTGGCCCGGTAGTCCACCTGGCTGCAATGGAAGGGCAGACATTACTCCATCATGAAGGACTTAATACAACTAGAACTACGACTACAACAAGAACTACAACTAGAACTATGACTAGAACAAGAACTAGTACTACAACTAGAACAAGAACTATGACTACAACAAGAACTACGACTAGAACAAGAACTACAACTAGAACTACAACTAGAACAAGAACTACAACTAGAACTACAACTAGAACAAGAACTACGACTAGAACAAACAACTAGTACTACAACTATAACAACATCTAGAACGACAACTACAACGAAAACTAGAACATCTAAAACTAGAACTAGAACTAGAACAACCTGAACTACAActacaaccaaaacaacaaccagAACTACAGCTAGAACAACTAGAACTACAACTCGAACTACAACTAGAACCACAACTAGAACCACAACTAGAACCAGAACTACAAACAGAACTACAACTACAACTAGAACTAGAACTAGAACCACAACTAGAACTAGAACTACAAACAGAACTACAACTACAACTAAATCTAGAACGACAACCAGAACTACATCCAGAGCCGCTGCGCTACAGCCGGCGCGGCGGCGCGGCGGCGTGTGTCGGGACGCACCACAGCGGGTTGAGCACGGCGCGGCAGGTGGCGCGGCTGCACAGCACCGGTTCGTACTGGATGGGCGGCAGGTCGGGGCGCTCCCTCAGGGGGGTGAGCAGGGCGGCCAGCGGCACCACCATGCGGGTGGCCTCCAGCCGGCTGGACGGCCACACGTTCCAGCTGAAGCGCACGCCGTCGCGCTCCTCGTTCTGACTGATGAACTCCGGGAAGGTCGCCATGACaacaggggcggggggggtcgtGTGTCCGTCTGCGGGGGGGccgagagtgaggaggaggaggaggaggagggagatgagagCTTGCCTGAGCAGCGTTATCCACCGTGGCTAGTACCACTACCACGCCTGCTGACTTATttttacatgtttttatttttttttatcttaattACTTCATCTCGTGTTGCTTCTGCTATGTTGAGGTGCCAAGCCTAAGAATTTCACTCTTACCCTGTACTTAATAAGATGGAATAAAAGCAATTCTGATTCTGCGAGGGGCCGTCTGTCAGAGCACTGGTTCCCAGCGCGACTCTGAGTCTACCCTGGGGCAACTGGGCGGGTTCCAGAGATATGGATTACAGAACAAGAATGACGACAGCCAATATGAAAATATGATGAATCTGTTGACTGATGCACAGCAATAAACTAAAGAGCAAAAAAAATCATGCCTCGGCTTGTCCCATTATAAACGCCTACGACACTACAGTGGTGATAAAAGGTAGGACAGGTGTGATAATACGAGGCCCTAGGACACTACAGTGGTGATAATAGGATGATACTAGGTCCTAGGACACTACAGTGGTGATAATAGGATGATACTAGGTCCTAGGACACTACAGTGGTGATAATAGGATGATACTAGGTCCTAGGACACTACAGTAGTGATTATAGGATGATACTAGGTCCTAGGACACTACAGTAGTGATTATAGGATGATACTAGGTCCTAGGACACTACAGTAGTGATTATAGGATGATACTAGGTCCTAGGACACTACAGTGGTGATCATAGGATGATTATAGATCCTAGGACACTACACTATTAGAATACTAGTTCCTAGGACAATACAGTAGTGATAATAGGATGATACTAGTTCCTAAGACACTACAGTAGTGACAATATGATAATGCTAGGTCCTAGGACACGACAGTAGGGATAAAAGGATAATAATAGGTCCTAGGACACGACAGTAGGGATAAAAGGATAATAATAGGTCCTAGGACACTATAGTAGGGATAATAGGATAATACTAGGTCCTAGGACACTACAGTAGTGAAACTAGGATGGGACACTACAGTAATGATAATGAAGAACTGCTTCAGAAGCAGGGATTAAAATACACATTAAAGCAATCTGGTAAACAACGCAACGCCATTGAGCCGCACCTCAGAGCAAAGTTCAATAAAGCAATTCAGGTCGTATCGCCTAATCAGGGTCTATCGTCACAGGATGACATCTGATCTTCACCTTTATTAAAGTGATCCCAGGATGAGACGTGATCAGACACGGATAGTTCAATCATTCAGCATGATCAGACAGGAGTAGTTAAAATCAATAAATTCACCTTGATCGGACAGTAGTTTAGATAAACCAATTAATCTCGATCTGACAATAGTTTAGATAAACCAATTCATTTGGATCAGTCAGTAGTTTAGATAAACCAATTCATCTTGATCGGAGAGTAGTTTAAATCAACCAATTCAGCAGGACCAGACAGTGGTTTAGATAAACCAATTCATCGGGATCAGACAGCAGTTTAGATAAACCAATCCATCAGGATCAGACAGGAGTGTTAAGATCATTTCCATTAAATGCTGTCAACAACAAACTGGGAGACTTCTTTATAACGTTATGCGCCCTCAGACCAAAATGTTAACTAGTGATGTTAACCAGTGATGTTAACTAAAGATATGGTCCTTCGTGTTTTAGACGAGTTGTTTCTTTTTGCTAAACTTGATCGCTGGACGGGTGAGAAACACAACTAGGAGCTAGTTAGCCGGCTAGTCAGCACACCAGTCCCTCAAGTCAGTATGCACTGCGATGACACttcataaacacatacatacacagacacagacacacacacacacactgggggaaCCATGCGTTCATTCAAGATGCAGAGCAAACAATACGTGGTGATATGAAAAGTTGACACAGTTGACACACCTGATGTGGAGAGCCGATCCTGAGCGGGTCTGGGGTCAGTGATGCACTGAGCAAAACACACTGACGACGTAGCAACAACatggctgctgccgctgccgctgccgcGTCCGCGTCACTTCGCCGCGCTGCCACGTTGAAGCGCATTCATATCAGGGCCGCCGCGCTCCGCCGCGCGACGCGCCTCGAAGCTCTCTGCCACGTCAAGGCCGCCGCCCCTGTCAGCTTTCACATTTCTGctatttctttattctgggtttATAACAGCAGCACGTAACATACATGGACTCCAAACATAGTATGAGCCGAGATATTGCCAgctttttttcactttttgtttCTCAAACGCATCAGAGTTTAGAGTTTAGAATAGAATTTAGGAATATATTAATGTTACTTTGACTAATACCTTTCTTGACTTTTCATTAAAATGATTGCATCTCGTTCCCTTAACATCACTACTACAGGATAATACAAATATctcaaattataaataaaccAGATACATATCTTTATGTACGCAACATGCAAATGACTTGTATAAAACAATCGACACAGGTAACCATGTGTGCTCCAGTTTATATTTACATCCCGGTTTATTTCAAtctgttgtaaaaaaaaaaaaaaaaaaatgctgcttGTTCCTCTACAATACAATAAATTTCAGACGTTCAGAACACCATTTTCATGAGTAAACCCAGTCGCCCGGTCGGTTAATCCACACGCGTCCGGACACCTTTCATTCCACAGCGGAAGTCGGCTGACAATGAGAAACGAGGGAGCTATGGTGTACAAACTTTAATTACAACATGACGAATACATCTTACAATGAGTGTTGCCCGGCCGTCCGCCGACAGCAGCTTATATTAGGGCCTGTGAGATCAGGCCTTATGCTCCTCTTTACAATTAAAACTATCACCTCTGCAACTGCCCCTGCTCTAACAGAcagtattatgggatgttacTGCCGTCTCCACCacagctcttcctcctcctcctcctcctcctcgtcttcgcTCCTTCAGCATTTTTAATTGGTCAAGCGTCGAGCCGTAGCCGTGGTTACATGTTGTTGAACCCCATCATGCCCTTCATGTTGCCAGCGGCGCCCTGTTGGAACTGTCTCATCATGGACTGGAGGCCGGCCATCccacctgtaacacacacacacacacacacacacacacacacacacacacacacacacacacacacacacacacacacacacacacacacacgttaagcgGGGGAGAGAAGTGTAGATGTGAGGAGgaatagagaggaggagaggagaaggtaggaggactggagaggaggagaagagggcaggaggactagagaggaggagaggaggagaggaaggtaggaggactggagaggaggaggagaaggtaggaggactagagaggaggagaggaggaggggagatggcaggaggaggaggtacccATATGGTGTAGAACTCTGGGGTCCATCATCTTGGCCATCTGCTGGTTGAGTTTGGCCATCTGAGAGGGGTTGACGTTCTTGGACATGTCTCCTCCTGAGGACAGAGGGAACATGAGGCTCTAGCATGTTGGAGGACCGGCTCAGTGACCCTGGAGCGACAGTGGGCTGACCCCCGCAGTGTCCTGTAGGCCGCTGGCTTTGAAGAGATACTCAGTgagtagtactgcagtagtaaGTAAGCGTCGGGTACCTTTGAAGAGCCCCTTGATGCCGCCCATCTTCTTGACCATCTGGGCGAACTTGGTGTACTGCGTGAGCAGCTCCTGGACGTCCCGGGGGGCCACGCCCGCGCCCCGCGCCACGCGCTGGATCCTGTTGGGCGCCTTGCTGAACAGCTTGGCCCCGTCCTTATTGTCCAGCTCTTCAGAGGGGGCAGGGCGTTAGGGCGCCGATAGGCCCGCCAACCCAACCCGCTACGGCCCACCGGGCTCAGCACAGCACATGTTCCACTGGCATTCATgttctctgtgcgtgtgtgcgtgcgtgcgtgtgtgtgtgtgtgtgtctcggtctgtctgtctgtctgtctgtctctgcgtgtgtatttgtgtgtgtgtgtctctttatgtctctgcgtgtgtatctgtgtgtgtttctctgtgtgtgtttctctgtgtgtctctgtgtgtgtttctctgtgtgtctctgtgtgtctctgtgtgtgtttctctgtgtgtctctgtgtgtgtgtctctgcgtgtgtattctctgtgtgtctgtgtctatgtgtgtgtgtgtctcgtgtgtgtgtccgtctctgtgtgtccgtctctgtgtctctgtgtgtctgtgtctgtgtctctgtgtgtctactAGCATTTCTTACCCTGGTCGTTCATGCTGTCCATGATGGTCATGAGCTTCTTCAGTCTGGCCATGGACTCCTGCTCGTTGCCTTTGCTCATGAAGTCTGTTCCGAACCCGGGGATCATGCCCTGAAACAACCCCAGGAAACAATCGGTTATACACTGCAATCCCAACcctactaccacacacacacacacacacacacacacacacacacacacacacacacacacacacacacacacacacacacacacacacacacacacacacacacacacacacacacacacacacacacacacacacacacacagagtgtggaTCCATCCACTCACCATGATCTGTCCGAAGGGGCCCATCTTCATAATGTTCTGGAACTGTTCGTACATATCTCTGAGTGTGAACTGACCTGTAGAGAACACAGTTAGTAACTAGCACTCACAACCATCAGTTACTAACTAGTACTCACAACCATCAGTTACTAACTCTATACGACAATGAGTTAGCAACTAGCTAGTCTTGCAGGATCGTAGAGACAAGTTATCTGGTAACTTGTCGTGTGGTCACTAGTCAGAGATCTCACCATGTTTCAGCTTGTCGATCAGCTCCTCGTTATCGTCCAGTTTGAGCTCGTTAACCTTGTCAATCAGACCCTCGATGTCGCCCATACCTGTGGACAGAGGAGATTACAGGGAGTTAGAACCATACTGACCCTAAACACAGCTCTATAGAACTAGACTGACCCTAAACACAGCTCTATAGAACTAGACTGACCCTAAACACAGCTCTATAGAACTAGACTGACCCTAAACACAGCTCTAGACTGACCCTAACCACAGCTCTATAGAACTAGACTGACCCTAACCACAGCTCTATAGAACTAGACTGACCCTAACCACAGCTCTATAGAACTAGACTGACCCTAAACACAGCTCTAGACTGACCCTAACCACAGCTCTATAGAACTAGACTGACCCTAACCACAGCTCTATAGAACTAGACTGACCCTAACCACAGCTCTATAGAACTAGACTGACCCTAACCACAGCTCTATAGAACTAGACTGTCCCTAACCACAGCTCTATAGAACTAGACTGACCCTAAACACAGCTCTAGACTGACCCTAACCACAGCTCTATAGAACTAGACTGACCCTAACCACAGCTCTATAGAACTAGACTGACCCTAACCACAGCTCTATAGAACTAGACTGACCCTAACCACAGCTCTATAGAACTAGACTGACCCTAACCACAGCTCTATAGGAGGTGTTCCCCGGTGGGGGCTGAACAGATCTAGCGCTCTAGCTCTACGGGGGCCGTTACCCAGCAGATCAGATCTAGCGCTCTAGCTCTACGGGGCCGTTACCCAGCTGAACAGATCTAGCGCTCTAGCTCTACGGGGCCGTTACCCAGCTGATCAGATCTAGCGCTCTAGCTCTACGGGGCTCGTTACCCAGCAGATCAGATCTAGCGCTCTAGCTCTACGGGGCCGTTACCCAGCTGAACAGATCTAGCGCTCTGGCTCTACGGGGCCGTTACCCAGCAGTTTGCTGATGAAGGGCTGTGTCTTGAAGGGCTCAAAGTCGTCGATGTGTTCTCCCGTCCCGATGAAGATGATGGGGCTCTTGGTGGCGGCGACTCTGAGGAAGGTCCACACACGTTTCAATACACAAATCGTACTCATTGATCGATCCCACCCGGGTGTTCTGCAGTGGAGGGGGCGGTCCTTACGCGCTCAGGGCTCCGCCCCCCTTGGCGTGGCCGTCCAGCTTGGTGACGATCACGGACGCGATGTCCACCTTGTCCTTGAAGGCCTTGGCCTGGGCCTCGCAGGCCTGGCCGATTGAGGCGTCCATCACGTACACGATGTTGTCCGGTTGCTAtggggacgcacacacgcatggggGTCTCATCGTGGGGGTATTCACTACCGTTCACAAGTTGGGGGTCACttagaaatgtccttatttagcagttgttgttttttttcaatggaGATAACATTAAATGAATCTGTAATACCGTCTACACATTGTTTAAGTGGTAACAGACTATTCTGGCTGGAAACTAGGGGCGGGAAAacaatcgattcttcgatgcatcatGATTCTACATTTGTTAGCCTGTTGCAACATCCTGTTCACCAGAGAGGGatcattttaaaattatttaatttatcttcagtgtattggccaatcagatttttcttgacacgattgtgattcagcctacgcaaagcatgcgtgcaaactcacagccagacacaagaactccttctaattcaagagcagctttgctttgatgacatagaaaagaaagattagaaaggaaagaaaactgaaacctattttttttttacatacttcatattgtgttgtaatgcaagctgcattgattattgcattgttcatagaaagtcatatttgtgataaaagctttttctctaataaaatattagataagttagtagcaaactcagatgtatatatatatttttgaaaatcatgcatggaaatgtaattaaaaaaatgtcttATGGAATATCTTCTTAGGTgtacagaggcccatttccagccACCATCACTCCTGTGATCTAATGGTACATTGTGTAGCTGatcgtgttaaaaggctaattgatgattagaaaacccttgTGCAATTTTGTAAGCACAGCTTAAAACTGTTGAATAAAAGTGTGAGTTTTCATGGGAAACATGAAATAGTCTGGTTGAGCCCAAACATTTGAACGGTAGTGTACAGTCTTTGTTGAATGGTAGAACAGCTGGTGAAATGAGGTGTCGTCTCCAACTTACCACGGCGTTGGACACCTGCAACATCTCCTCAAACAGCGAGTCCTCCTGCTTGTGCCGGCCACTGGTGTCCACGATGATGATCTCAAAATTCTCAGACTTGAACTTCTCCACACCCTCTGCCGCGATGACCACTGGGTCCATCTCCGTGTAGCTATGGGGACATCCCGTTACacgagtgagtgactgagtgagtgagtgagtgagtgagtgtgagtgagtgtgtctgagagtgtctgtgtgtgtgtgtgactgagtgagcgagtcagagtgtttgtgtgtgtgtgtcggcgagtgtgagtgagtgagtgagtctgagagagtgcgtgtgcgtctgagagagagtgtgtgtgtgtgtgtgtgtgtgtgtgtgtgtgtgtgtgtgtgtgtgtgtgtgtgtgtgtgtgtgtgtgtgtgtgtgtgtgtgtgtgtgtgtgtgtgtgtgtgtgtgtgtgtgtgtgtctgagagagggtgtgagtgagtgaccgTACCTCCCGTAGAAGGGAATTCTGGCTTTGGTAGCGTTCTGTTTGAGCTGATCAAAGGCCCCTGGGAACAGAGACAAGATTCACTGAACAACAGTCCACGGTGGGTCTGCTTAACGTGAGAATCAGGACGGGTTCATACAGCAGCACTTACCGGCTCTGAAGGTGTCGGCACAGATGAGGCACGTCTTCCACCCCTTCCTCTGGTAGTAGTAGGCCAGctagacaacaacaacaacaacatctagTTACTACCTCAGGTAGGAGAACAGCTAGACAACAGTAGGACTATTCTTAGTAGAACTAGTAGTCGTAGTAGGACTCGTCGAGGTACGACTAGTTGAGGTAGAACTAAGCTAAGTAGGACTAGTCATAGGTTACCTTGGAGCAGGTGGTGGTTTTCCCGCTGCCCTGCAATCCGACAAACATGATGACGTTGTTCTTCCCTTTGGTTGGAGTCCAGGCCTTCACACCAGGGTCCACCagctactcacacacacaaacacaaacacatgacacATCGCCGTCTGGCTAGTATTCCACCTGAGCGGAAACTGTGTGGTCTGTAGGGCAGTAGGACTGTGTGGTCGGGAGGCTAGTCTAACTGTGTTTTGAAGGGCAGTTGGACTCTCTGGTCTGTAAGCTAGTCGACCGTGGTCTGTAGGTCAGTGGAACTCTGTAGGTCAGTAGGCAGAACTTTGTGCTAAAATCAGTAGGGCTCTGCTGCAGTCAGTAGGCCTCAGCAGGTCAGTAGGCCTCTGATGGTTTGCTCACCTTGACCAGCTCCTTAAAGACTGAGTGCTGAATCATCCTCCTCTTGTTCAGTCCTGATGCCATCTCCTCCAGGTCTATGGCCGACCTGAAAagggacaaaacacacacagagatgaagagagagagagaaagggctcTACACATAATGGCGTGTGGCGCTGGATTTACAGCTCTGCGTACAGCAGGTTTGCCAAGATCTACGCCTCGACTCAGAGACACGACGAGCCACCTGTGTTTCTCTGCAATACCGCGTTTACATGTGAAACACATTCCAAAATAATCGGCCAGATGTACTTTCTAATGCAGTTGTTGTATCGCTTCCAGCTTGATTTCCCCGGCTGCA
Coding sequences within:
- the srp54 gene encoding signal recognition particle subunit SRP54 isoform X1, coding for MVLADLGRKITSALRSLSNATIINEEVLNAMLKEVCAALLEADVNIKLVKQLRENVKSAIDLEEMASGLNKRRMIQHSVFKELVKLVDPGVKAWTPTKGKNNVIMFVGLQGSGKTTTCSKLAYYYQRKGWKTCLICADTFRAGAFDQLKQNATKARIPFYGSYTEMDPVVIAAEGVEKFKSENFEIIIVDTSGRHKQEDSLFEEMLQVSNAVQPDNIVYVMDASIGQACEAQAKAFKDKVDIASVIVTKLDGHAKGGGALSAVAATKSPIIFIGTGEHIDDFEPFKTQPFISKLLGMGDIEGLIDKVNELKLDDNEELIDKLKHGQFTLRDMYEQFQNIMKMGPFGQIMVSGWIHTLCVCVCVCVCVLGLGLQCITDCFLGLFQGMIPGFGTDFMSKGNEQESMARLKKLMTIMDSMNDQELDNKDGAKLFSKAPNRIQRVARGAGVAPRDVQELLTQYTKFAQMVKKMGGIKGLFKGGDMSKNVNPSQMAKLNQQMAKMMDPRVLHHMGGMAGLQSMMRQFQQGAAGNMKGMMGFNNM
- the srp54 gene encoding signal recognition particle subunit SRP54 isoform X2, whose product is MVLADLGRKITSALRSLSNATIINEEVLNAMLKEVCAALLEADVNIKLVKQLRENVKSAIDLEEMASGLNKRRMIQHSVFKELVKLVDPGVKAWTPTKGKNNVIMFVGLQGSGKTTTCSKLAYYYQRKGWKTCLICADTFRAGAFDQLKQNATKARIPFYGSYTEMDPVVIAAEGVEKFKSENFEIIIVDTSGRHKQEDSLFEEMLQVSNAVQPDNIVYVMDASIGQACEAQAKAFKDKVDIASVIVTKLDGHAKGGGALSAVAATKSPIIFIGTGEHIDDFEPFKTQPFISKLLGMGDIEGLIDKVNELKLDDNEELIDKLKHGQFTLRDMYEQFQNIMKMGPFGQIMGMIPGFGTDFMSKGNEQESMARLKKLMTIMDSMNDQELDNKDGAKLFSKAPNRIQRVARGAGVAPRDVQELLTQYTKFAQMVKKMGGIKGLFKGGDMSKNVNPSQMAKLNQQMAKMMDPRVLHHMGGMAGLQSMMRQFQQGAAGNMKGMMGFNNM